A single genomic interval of Camelina sativa cultivar DH55 chromosome 11, Cs, whole genome shotgun sequence harbors:
- the LOC104721336 gene encoding uncharacterized protein LOC104721336, giving the protein MDSVKFQHLKMEKSRGILNFQAIRSFTSLFRVIELLFLLILISKLSFPSVKISGDIFKGAAVFLVSPRFVFFVGNAIVITLFAKSGRYSSSSHEPLKTTTEAATASNDLYQEFVHKSEKKRSEVYETKTEQLKKPSGVKRVTFERSQSHKAFEAVQPLESTNGGRVMKRYVSEKNLRICDSDKKVVVRVKKPEDGMSNEQFRTKIEAFIARQKRIQKDEEHLII; this is encoded by the coding sequence ATGGATTCAGTTAAGTTTCAACActtgaagatggagaaatctAGAGGAATCTTGAATTTTCAAGCAATAAGATCGTTCACGAGCttgttcagagtgattgagttGCTTTTTCTTCTGATCTTGATCTCCAAACTCTCTTTCCCTTCTGTGAAAATCTCCGGTGACATTTTCAAGGGAGCAGCAGTGTTTCTCGTTAGCCCTAGATTCGTTTTCTTCGTCGGGAACGCAATTGTAATTACTCTTTTCGCGAAATCCGGACGATACAGCTCCTCTAGTCACGAGCCTTTAAAGACGACAACGGAAGCTGCAACTGCAAGCAACGATCTTTACCAAGAGTTTGTTCACaagagtgagaagaagagatCCGAAGTTTACGAGACGAAAACAGAACAGCTAAAGAAGCCGAGTGGAGTGAAAAGGGTTACTTTCGAGAGAAGCCAATCGCATAAAGCGTTTGAGGCGGTTCAGCCGCTGGAGAGTACCAATGGTGGGAGAGTCATGAAGAGGTATGTGTCGGAGAAGAATCTAAGGATTTGTGACTCCGACAAGAAAGTAGTGGTGAGGGTTAAGAAACCAGAAGATGGAATGAGCAACGAGCAATTTAGGACAAAGATTGAAGCTTTCATCGCGAGACAAAAGAGGATTCAAAAGGATGAAGAACACTTGATAATCTAG
- the LOC104721335 gene encoding bifunctional dihydrofolate reductase-thymidylate synthase 2 isoform X1: MRCLPNPAKILPLAFKSALLPLSQRWLCKVSPKPSSLANIFNISISTMASTPNGNVIMASKLQRTYQVVVAATKDMGIGKDGKLPWNLPTDLKFFKDLTLTTSDSAKKNAVVMGRKTWESIPSKYRPLPGRLNVVLTRSSGSSIAVNENVVTCSSIDSALDLLAAPPYSLSIDKVFVIGGGDILRESLNRPRCEAIHLTEIDTSIDCDTFIPPVDTSAYQPWCSSFPVCENGLRFSFTTYVRVNNSSAGESSDERAESQSLQVDWKKFSSFLPRMIFDRHEELLYLNLVKEIISNGNLKNDRTGTGTLSKFGCQMKFNLRRNFPLLTTKRVFWRGVVEEFLWFISGSTNAKWQVLQEKGIRIWDGNASRAYLDGSGLTEREEGDLGPVYGFQWRHFGAKYTDMHADYTGQGFDQLLDVINKIKNNPDDRRIIMSAWNPPDLKLMALPPCHMFAQFYVANGELSCQMYQRSADMGLGVPFNIASYSLLTCILAHICDLVPGDFIHVIGDAHVYKNHVKPLQEQLENPPKPFPVLKINPEKKHIDSFVADDFELVGYDPHQKIDMKMAV; encoded by the exons ATGAG gTGTTTGCCAAATCCCGCAAAGATTCTACCTTTAGCGTTTAAATCG GCTTTGCTACCTTTGTCTCAAAGGTGGCTCTGTAAAGTTTCTCCCAAGCCATCCTCATTGGCAAACATCTTCAACATTTCAATATCAACCATGGCAAGTACTCCCAATGGAAATGTGATCATGGCTTCAAAGCTTCAGAGAACTTACCAAGTTGTGGTAGCTGCAACCAAGGATATGGGTATTGGTAAAGACGGAAAACTTCCCTGGAATTTGCCTACCGACCTCAAATTCTTCAAGGATTTAACTCTAACCACTTCGGATTCCGCTAAAAAGAACGCTGTTGTAATGGGTAGGAAAACGTGGGAGTCTATTCCCTCAAAGTATAGGCCACTCCCTGGTCGCCTCAACGTTGTCTTAACTCGCTCTAGCGGTTCCAGTATAGCCGTCAATGAGAATGTTGTAACTTGCAGTAGCATTGATTCTGCGCTAGATTTATTAGCTGCACCTCCATATAGTCTGTCCATTGATAAGGTTTTTGTAATAGGAGGTGGTGACATATTGAG GGAGTCGTTGAATAGACCGCGCTGTGAAGCCATCCACTTAACTGAGATTGATACAAGTATTGACTGTGATACATTTATTCCCCCGGTTGACACTTCTGCATATCAACCTTGGTGTTCGTCGTTTCCAGTATGTGAAAATGGACTTCGGTTTTCCTTCACGACTTATGTTCGTGTAAATAATTCTTCTGCTGGTGAATCTTCTGATGAACGTGCTGAATCACAATCCCTTCAAGTTGACTGGAAGAAGTTTTCATCTTTTCTCCCTAGGATGATTTTTGACCGGCATGAGGAACTCCTTTACTTGAATCTGGTCAAGGAGATAATCTCAAATGGAAACTTAAAGAACGATAGGACAGGGACTGGCACATTATCTAAATTTGGCTGTCAG ATGAAATTCAACTTGCGCAGGAATTTTCCACTTCTGACGACTAAG agagttttttgGAGAGGTGTTGTTGAGGAATTTCTGTGGTTCATAAGTGGTTCAACGAATGCAAAG TGGCAGGTACTTCAAGAAAAGGGTATCCGTATATGGGATGGAAATGCGTCGAGAGCCTATCTTGATGG TAGTGGACTGACTGAGAGAGAGGAAGGTGACCTTGGACCCGTTTATGGATTTCAATGGAGACACTTTGGTGCCAA GTACACAGATATGCATGCTGATTATACTGGCCAAGGATTTGATCAGCTCTTAGATGTAATTAACAAGATCAAGAATAATCCTGATGATCGACGAATCATAATGTCGGCTTGGAATCCTCCTGATCTGAAGTTGATGGCACTTCCTCCATGCCACATGTTTGCACAGTTTTATGTTGCAAATGGAGAACTTTCATGTCAAATGTATCAGCGCTCAGCCGATATGGGTCTCGGTGTACCGTTTAACATTGCCTCATACTCCCTTCTTACATGCATTCTCGCTCACATCTGTG ATCTTGTTCCTGGTGATTTTATCCATGTGATTGGAGATGCTCACGTTTACAAAAACCATGTCAAGCCTCTGCAAGAGCAACTTGAGAACCCACCAAAACCTTTTCCT GTTTTGAAGATAAATCCGGAGAAGAAACATATAGATTCTTTTGTTGCGGATGACTTTGAGCTCGTTGGCTATGATCCTCACCAGAAAATAGATATGAAAATGGCGGTTTAG
- the LOC104721338 gene encoding 40S ribosomal protein S25-3 yields the protein MAPKKDKVPPPSSKPAKSGGGKQKKKKWSKGKQKEKVNNMVLFDQATYDKLLSEAPKFKLITPSILSDRLRINGSLARRAIRDLMAKGTIRMVSAHSSQQIYTRATHG from the exons ATG GCACCCAAGAAAGACAAAGTTCCTCCTCCTTCCTCTAAACCCGCCAAATCCGGTGGCggcaagcaaaagaagaag AAGTGGAGCAAAGGAAAGCAAAAGGAGAAAGTGAACAACATGGTTCTGTTCGACCAAGCAACCTACGACAAGCTTCTCTCTGAGGCTCCCAAGTTCAAATTGATCACTCCTTCTATCCTCTCTGACCGTTTGAGG ATCAATGGATCGCTTGCTAGGAGGGCAATCAGAGACTTGATGGCTAAGGGAACGATCAGGATGGTCTCTGCTCACTCAAGCCAACAGATCTACACTAGGGCAACCCACGGCTAG
- the LOC104721335 gene encoding bifunctional dihydrofolate reductase-thymidylate synthase 2 isoform X3, whose translation MRCLPNPAKILPLAFKSALLPLSQRWLCKVSPKPSSLANIFNISISTMASTPNGNVIMASKLQRTYQVVVAATKDMGIGKDGKLPWNLPTDLKFFKDLTLTTSDSAKKNAVVMGRKTWESIPSKYRPLPGRLNVVLTRSSGSSIAVNENVVTCSSIDSALDLLAAPPYSLSIDKVFVIGGGDILRESLNRPRCEAIHLTEIDTSIDCDTFIPPVDTSAYQPWCSSFPVCENGLRFSFTTYVRVNNSSAGESSDERAESQSLQVDWKKFSSFLPRMIFDRHEELLYLNLVKEIISNGNLKNDRTGTGTLSKFGCQMKFNLRRNFPLLTTKRVFWRGVVEEFLWFISGSTNAKVLQEKGIRIWDGNASRAYLDGSGLTEREEGDLGPVYGFQWRHFGAKYTDMHADYTGQGFDQLLDVINKIKNNPDDRRIIMSAWNPPDLKLMALPPCHMFAQFYVANGELSCQMYQRSADMGLGVPFNIASYSLLTCILAHICDLVPGDFIHVIGDAHVYKNHVKPLQEQLENPPKPFPVLKINPEKKHIDSFVADDFELVGYDPHQKIDMKMAV comes from the exons ATGAG gTGTTTGCCAAATCCCGCAAAGATTCTACCTTTAGCGTTTAAATCG GCTTTGCTACCTTTGTCTCAAAGGTGGCTCTGTAAAGTTTCTCCCAAGCCATCCTCATTGGCAAACATCTTCAACATTTCAATATCAACCATGGCAAGTACTCCCAATGGAAATGTGATCATGGCTTCAAAGCTTCAGAGAACTTACCAAGTTGTGGTAGCTGCAACCAAGGATATGGGTATTGGTAAAGACGGAAAACTTCCCTGGAATTTGCCTACCGACCTCAAATTCTTCAAGGATTTAACTCTAACCACTTCGGATTCCGCTAAAAAGAACGCTGTTGTAATGGGTAGGAAAACGTGGGAGTCTATTCCCTCAAAGTATAGGCCACTCCCTGGTCGCCTCAACGTTGTCTTAACTCGCTCTAGCGGTTCCAGTATAGCCGTCAATGAGAATGTTGTAACTTGCAGTAGCATTGATTCTGCGCTAGATTTATTAGCTGCACCTCCATATAGTCTGTCCATTGATAAGGTTTTTGTAATAGGAGGTGGTGACATATTGAG GGAGTCGTTGAATAGACCGCGCTGTGAAGCCATCCACTTAACTGAGATTGATACAAGTATTGACTGTGATACATTTATTCCCCCGGTTGACACTTCTGCATATCAACCTTGGTGTTCGTCGTTTCCAGTATGTGAAAATGGACTTCGGTTTTCCTTCACGACTTATGTTCGTGTAAATAATTCTTCTGCTGGTGAATCTTCTGATGAACGTGCTGAATCACAATCCCTTCAAGTTGACTGGAAGAAGTTTTCATCTTTTCTCCCTAGGATGATTTTTGACCGGCATGAGGAACTCCTTTACTTGAATCTGGTCAAGGAGATAATCTCAAATGGAAACTTAAAGAACGATAGGACAGGGACTGGCACATTATCTAAATTTGGCTGTCAG ATGAAATTCAACTTGCGCAGGAATTTTCCACTTCTGACGACTAAG agagttttttgGAGAGGTGTTGTTGAGGAATTTCTGTGGTTCATAAGTGGTTCAACGAATGCAAAG GTACTTCAAGAAAAGGGTATCCGTATATGGGATGGAAATGCGTCGAGAGCCTATCTTGATGG TAGTGGACTGACTGAGAGAGAGGAAGGTGACCTTGGACCCGTTTATGGATTTCAATGGAGACACTTTGGTGCCAA GTACACAGATATGCATGCTGATTATACTGGCCAAGGATTTGATCAGCTCTTAGATGTAATTAACAAGATCAAGAATAATCCTGATGATCGACGAATCATAATGTCGGCTTGGAATCCTCCTGATCTGAAGTTGATGGCACTTCCTCCATGCCACATGTTTGCACAGTTTTATGTTGCAAATGGAGAACTTTCATGTCAAATGTATCAGCGCTCAGCCGATATGGGTCTCGGTGTACCGTTTAACATTGCCTCATACTCCCTTCTTACATGCATTCTCGCTCACATCTGTG ATCTTGTTCCTGGTGATTTTATCCATGTGATTGGAGATGCTCACGTTTACAAAAACCATGTCAAGCCTCTGCAAGAGCAACTTGAGAACCCACCAAAACCTTTTCCT GTTTTGAAGATAAATCCGGAGAAGAAACATATAGATTCTTTTGTTGCGGATGACTTTGAGCTCGTTGGCTATGATCCTCACCAGAAAATAGATATGAAAATGGCGGTTTAG
- the LOC104721339 gene encoding probable pinoresinol-lariciresinol reductase 3, translating to MEEKKKSRVLIIGATGRLGNYLTRFSIESGHPTFALTRHSTLSDNLKSLSDAGVTLLKGSLEDERSLAEAVSKVDVVISAIPSKHVLDQKLLIKVIKQAGSIKRFIPAEYGANPDKTQVSDLDHGFYSKKSQIKRMIESEGIPYTYICCGLFMRILLPSLVQPGLHSPPIDNKVTVFGDGNVKAVFVNDVDVAAFTIKTIDDPRTLNKTLYLRPPENICSMNDLVQLWEGKIEKKLEKSFVTENQLLKKIKETPYPDNMEMVFIYSVFIKGDHTYFDIESSGGVNGTELYPDVKYMTVSEFLDTLL from the exons atggaggagaagaagaagagcagagTTTTGATCATCGGAGCAACAGGACGATTAGGGAACTATTTGACCCGTTTCAGCATCGAATCGGGTCACCCGACTTTCGCCCTCACCAGACACTCTACTCTCTCCGATAACCTTAAATCTCTCTCCGACGCCGGCGTTACTCTCctcaag GGTTCATTAGAGGATGAAAGAAGCTTAGCGGAAGCAGTGAGTAAAGTAGATGTGGTGATCTCTGCAATTCCATCAAAACATGTTCTTGATCAGAAACTCCTCATCAAAGTCATCAAACAAGCTGGTTCTATCAAG AGGTTTATTCCTGCTGAATATGGAGCAAATCCGGATAAAACACAAGTCTCAGATCTTGATCACGGTTTCTACTCAAAGAAATCTCAGATCAAGCGTATGATTGAATCAGAGGGCATTCCATATACTTACATTTGCTGCGGATTGTTCATGAGAATTCTACTTCCTTCGCTTGTTCAACCGGGTCTGCATTCTCCTCCAATCGATAATAAAGTCACAGTTTTTGGAGATGGAAACGTTAAAG CTGTATTCGTGAATGACGTTGATGTTGCGGCGTTTACCATCAAAACGATAGATGATCCTCGAACACTGAATAAAACCTTGTACCTAAGACCACCCGAAAACATATGTTCCATGAATGATCTTGTTCAGCTCTGGGAGGGCAAGATTGAGAAGAAGCTTGAGAAATCTTTTGTTACGGAGAATCAACTTCTCAAGAAGATCAAAG AGACTCCGTATCCGGATAACATGGAGATGGTCTTCATATACTCTGTCTTTATCAAAGGGGATCATACATACTTCGATATCGAGTCGTCAGGTGGGGTGAATGGTACTGAGCTTTACCCTGATGTCAAATACATGACCGTGAGCGAGTTTCTTGATACTCTTCTCTAG
- the LOC104721335 gene encoding bifunctional dihydrofolate reductase-thymidylate synthase 2 isoform X2, whose protein sequence is MRCLPNPAKILPLAFKSALLPLSQRWLCKVSPKPSSLANIFNISISTMASTPNGNVIMASKLQRTYQVVVAATKDMGIGKDGKLPWNLPTDLKFFKDLTLTTSDSAKKNAVVMGRKTWESIPSKYRPLPGRLNVVLTRSSGSSIAVNENVVTCSSIDSALDLLAAPPYSLSIDKVFVIGGGDILRESLNRPRCEAIHLTEIDTSIDCDTFIPPVDTSAYQPWCSSFPVCENGLRFSFTTYVRVNNSSAGESSDERAESQSLQVDWKKFSSFLPRMIFDRHEELLYLNLVKEIISNGNLKNDRTGTGTLSKFGCQMKFNLRRNFPLLTTKRVFWRGVVEEFLWFISGSTNAKWQVLQEKGIRIWDGNASRAYLDGGLTEREEGDLGPVYGFQWRHFGAKYTDMHADYTGQGFDQLLDVINKIKNNPDDRRIIMSAWNPPDLKLMALPPCHMFAQFYVANGELSCQMYQRSADMGLGVPFNIASYSLLTCILAHICDLVPGDFIHVIGDAHVYKNHVKPLQEQLENPPKPFPVLKINPEKKHIDSFVADDFELVGYDPHQKIDMKMAV, encoded by the exons ATGAG gTGTTTGCCAAATCCCGCAAAGATTCTACCTTTAGCGTTTAAATCG GCTTTGCTACCTTTGTCTCAAAGGTGGCTCTGTAAAGTTTCTCCCAAGCCATCCTCATTGGCAAACATCTTCAACATTTCAATATCAACCATGGCAAGTACTCCCAATGGAAATGTGATCATGGCTTCAAAGCTTCAGAGAACTTACCAAGTTGTGGTAGCTGCAACCAAGGATATGGGTATTGGTAAAGACGGAAAACTTCCCTGGAATTTGCCTACCGACCTCAAATTCTTCAAGGATTTAACTCTAACCACTTCGGATTCCGCTAAAAAGAACGCTGTTGTAATGGGTAGGAAAACGTGGGAGTCTATTCCCTCAAAGTATAGGCCACTCCCTGGTCGCCTCAACGTTGTCTTAACTCGCTCTAGCGGTTCCAGTATAGCCGTCAATGAGAATGTTGTAACTTGCAGTAGCATTGATTCTGCGCTAGATTTATTAGCTGCACCTCCATATAGTCTGTCCATTGATAAGGTTTTTGTAATAGGAGGTGGTGACATATTGAG GGAGTCGTTGAATAGACCGCGCTGTGAAGCCATCCACTTAACTGAGATTGATACAAGTATTGACTGTGATACATTTATTCCCCCGGTTGACACTTCTGCATATCAACCTTGGTGTTCGTCGTTTCCAGTATGTGAAAATGGACTTCGGTTTTCCTTCACGACTTATGTTCGTGTAAATAATTCTTCTGCTGGTGAATCTTCTGATGAACGTGCTGAATCACAATCCCTTCAAGTTGACTGGAAGAAGTTTTCATCTTTTCTCCCTAGGATGATTTTTGACCGGCATGAGGAACTCCTTTACTTGAATCTGGTCAAGGAGATAATCTCAAATGGAAACTTAAAGAACGATAGGACAGGGACTGGCACATTATCTAAATTTGGCTGTCAG ATGAAATTCAACTTGCGCAGGAATTTTCCACTTCTGACGACTAAG agagttttttgGAGAGGTGTTGTTGAGGAATTTCTGTGGTTCATAAGTGGTTCAACGAATGCAAAG TGGCAGGTACTTCAAGAAAAGGGTATCCGTATATGGGATGGAAATGCGTCGAGAGCCTATCTTGATGG TGGACTGACTGAGAGAGAGGAAGGTGACCTTGGACCCGTTTATGGATTTCAATGGAGACACTTTGGTGCCAA GTACACAGATATGCATGCTGATTATACTGGCCAAGGATTTGATCAGCTCTTAGATGTAATTAACAAGATCAAGAATAATCCTGATGATCGACGAATCATAATGTCGGCTTGGAATCCTCCTGATCTGAAGTTGATGGCACTTCCTCCATGCCACATGTTTGCACAGTTTTATGTTGCAAATGGAGAACTTTCATGTCAAATGTATCAGCGCTCAGCCGATATGGGTCTCGGTGTACCGTTTAACATTGCCTCATACTCCCTTCTTACATGCATTCTCGCTCACATCTGTG ATCTTGTTCCTGGTGATTTTATCCATGTGATTGGAGATGCTCACGTTTACAAAAACCATGTCAAGCCTCTGCAAGAGCAACTTGAGAACCCACCAAAACCTTTTCCT GTTTTGAAGATAAATCCGGAGAAGAAACATATAGATTCTTTTGTTGCGGATGACTTTGAGCTCGTTGGCTATGATCCTCACCAGAAAATAGATATGAAAATGGCGGTTTAG
- the LOC104721335 gene encoding bifunctional dihydrofolate reductase-thymidylate synthase 2 isoform X5, with amino-acid sequence MASTPNGNVIMASKLQRTYQVVVAATKDMGIGKDGKLPWNLPTDLKFFKDLTLTTSDSAKKNAVVMGRKTWESIPSKYRPLPGRLNVVLTRSSGSSIAVNENVVTCSSIDSALDLLAAPPYSLSIDKVFVIGGGDILRESLNRPRCEAIHLTEIDTSIDCDTFIPPVDTSAYQPWCSSFPVCENGLRFSFTTYVRVNNSSAGESSDERAESQSLQVDWKKFSSFLPRMIFDRHEELLYLNLVKEIISNGNLKNDRTGTGTLSKFGCQMKFNLRRNFPLLTTKRVFWRGVVEEFLWFISGSTNAKWQVLQEKGIRIWDGNASRAYLDGSGLTEREEGDLGPVYGFQWRHFGAKYTDMHADYTGQGFDQLLDVINKIKNNPDDRRIIMSAWNPPDLKLMALPPCHMFAQFYVANGELSCQMYQRSADMGLGVPFNIASYSLLTCILAHICDLVPGDFIHVIGDAHVYKNHVKPLQEQLENPPKPFPVLKINPEKKHIDSFVADDFELVGYDPHQKIDMKMAV; translated from the exons ATGGCAAGTACTCCCAATGGAAATGTGATCATGGCTTCAAAGCTTCAGAGAACTTACCAAGTTGTGGTAGCTGCAACCAAGGATATGGGTATTGGTAAAGACGGAAAACTTCCCTGGAATTTGCCTACCGACCTCAAATTCTTCAAGGATTTAACTCTAACCACTTCGGATTCCGCTAAAAAGAACGCTGTTGTAATGGGTAGGAAAACGTGGGAGTCTATTCCCTCAAAGTATAGGCCACTCCCTGGTCGCCTCAACGTTGTCTTAACTCGCTCTAGCGGTTCCAGTATAGCCGTCAATGAGAATGTTGTAACTTGCAGTAGCATTGATTCTGCGCTAGATTTATTAGCTGCACCTCCATATAGTCTGTCCATTGATAAGGTTTTTGTAATAGGAGGTGGTGACATATTGAG GGAGTCGTTGAATAGACCGCGCTGTGAAGCCATCCACTTAACTGAGATTGATACAAGTATTGACTGTGATACATTTATTCCCCCGGTTGACACTTCTGCATATCAACCTTGGTGTTCGTCGTTTCCAGTATGTGAAAATGGACTTCGGTTTTCCTTCACGACTTATGTTCGTGTAAATAATTCTTCTGCTGGTGAATCTTCTGATGAACGTGCTGAATCACAATCCCTTCAAGTTGACTGGAAGAAGTTTTCATCTTTTCTCCCTAGGATGATTTTTGACCGGCATGAGGAACTCCTTTACTTGAATCTGGTCAAGGAGATAATCTCAAATGGAAACTTAAAGAACGATAGGACAGGGACTGGCACATTATCTAAATTTGGCTGTCAG ATGAAATTCAACTTGCGCAGGAATTTTCCACTTCTGACGACTAAG agagttttttgGAGAGGTGTTGTTGAGGAATTTCTGTGGTTCATAAGTGGTTCAACGAATGCAAAG TGGCAGGTACTTCAAGAAAAGGGTATCCGTATATGGGATGGAAATGCGTCGAGAGCCTATCTTGATGG TAGTGGACTGACTGAGAGAGAGGAAGGTGACCTTGGACCCGTTTATGGATTTCAATGGAGACACTTTGGTGCCAA GTACACAGATATGCATGCTGATTATACTGGCCAAGGATTTGATCAGCTCTTAGATGTAATTAACAAGATCAAGAATAATCCTGATGATCGACGAATCATAATGTCGGCTTGGAATCCTCCTGATCTGAAGTTGATGGCACTTCCTCCATGCCACATGTTTGCACAGTTTTATGTTGCAAATGGAGAACTTTCATGTCAAATGTATCAGCGCTCAGCCGATATGGGTCTCGGTGTACCGTTTAACATTGCCTCATACTCCCTTCTTACATGCATTCTCGCTCACATCTGTG ATCTTGTTCCTGGTGATTTTATCCATGTGATTGGAGATGCTCACGTTTACAAAAACCATGTCAAGCCTCTGCAAGAGCAACTTGAGAACCCACCAAAACCTTTTCCT GTTTTGAAGATAAATCCGGAGAAGAAACATATAGATTCTTTTGTTGCGGATGACTTTGAGCTCGTTGGCTATGATCCTCACCAGAAAATAGATATGAAAATGGCGGTTTAG
- the LOC104721335 gene encoding bifunctional dihydrofolate reductase-thymidylate synthase 2 isoform X4, whose amino-acid sequence MRCLPNPAKILPLAFKSALLPLSQRWLCKVSPKPSSLANIFNISISTMASTPNGNVIMASKLQRTYQVVVAATKDMGIGKDGKLPWNLPTDLKFFKDLTLTTSDSAKKNAVVMGRKTWESIPSKYRPLPGRLNVVLTRSSGSSIAVNENVVTCSSIDSALDLLAAPPYSLSIDKVFVIGGGDILRESLNRPRCEAIHLTEIDTSIDCDTFIPPVDTSAYQPWCSSFPVCENGLRFSFTTYVRVNNSSAGESSDERAESQSLQVDWKKFSSFLPRMIFDRHEELLYLNLVKEIISNGNLKNDRTGTGTLSKFGCQMKFNLRRNFPLLTTKRVFWRGVVEEFLWFISGSTNAKVLQEKGIRIWDGNASRAYLDGGLTEREEGDLGPVYGFQWRHFGAKYTDMHADYTGQGFDQLLDVINKIKNNPDDRRIIMSAWNPPDLKLMALPPCHMFAQFYVANGELSCQMYQRSADMGLGVPFNIASYSLLTCILAHICDLVPGDFIHVIGDAHVYKNHVKPLQEQLENPPKPFPVLKINPEKKHIDSFVADDFELVGYDPHQKIDMKMAV is encoded by the exons ATGAG gTGTTTGCCAAATCCCGCAAAGATTCTACCTTTAGCGTTTAAATCG GCTTTGCTACCTTTGTCTCAAAGGTGGCTCTGTAAAGTTTCTCCCAAGCCATCCTCATTGGCAAACATCTTCAACATTTCAATATCAACCATGGCAAGTACTCCCAATGGAAATGTGATCATGGCTTCAAAGCTTCAGAGAACTTACCAAGTTGTGGTAGCTGCAACCAAGGATATGGGTATTGGTAAAGACGGAAAACTTCCCTGGAATTTGCCTACCGACCTCAAATTCTTCAAGGATTTAACTCTAACCACTTCGGATTCCGCTAAAAAGAACGCTGTTGTAATGGGTAGGAAAACGTGGGAGTCTATTCCCTCAAAGTATAGGCCACTCCCTGGTCGCCTCAACGTTGTCTTAACTCGCTCTAGCGGTTCCAGTATAGCCGTCAATGAGAATGTTGTAACTTGCAGTAGCATTGATTCTGCGCTAGATTTATTAGCTGCACCTCCATATAGTCTGTCCATTGATAAGGTTTTTGTAATAGGAGGTGGTGACATATTGAG GGAGTCGTTGAATAGACCGCGCTGTGAAGCCATCCACTTAACTGAGATTGATACAAGTATTGACTGTGATACATTTATTCCCCCGGTTGACACTTCTGCATATCAACCTTGGTGTTCGTCGTTTCCAGTATGTGAAAATGGACTTCGGTTTTCCTTCACGACTTATGTTCGTGTAAATAATTCTTCTGCTGGTGAATCTTCTGATGAACGTGCTGAATCACAATCCCTTCAAGTTGACTGGAAGAAGTTTTCATCTTTTCTCCCTAGGATGATTTTTGACCGGCATGAGGAACTCCTTTACTTGAATCTGGTCAAGGAGATAATCTCAAATGGAAACTTAAAGAACGATAGGACAGGGACTGGCACATTATCTAAATTTGGCTGTCAG ATGAAATTCAACTTGCGCAGGAATTTTCCACTTCTGACGACTAAG agagttttttgGAGAGGTGTTGTTGAGGAATTTCTGTGGTTCATAAGTGGTTCAACGAATGCAAAG GTACTTCAAGAAAAGGGTATCCGTATATGGGATGGAAATGCGTCGAGAGCCTATCTTGATGG TGGACTGACTGAGAGAGAGGAAGGTGACCTTGGACCCGTTTATGGATTTCAATGGAGACACTTTGGTGCCAA GTACACAGATATGCATGCTGATTATACTGGCCAAGGATTTGATCAGCTCTTAGATGTAATTAACAAGATCAAGAATAATCCTGATGATCGACGAATCATAATGTCGGCTTGGAATCCTCCTGATCTGAAGTTGATGGCACTTCCTCCATGCCACATGTTTGCACAGTTTTATGTTGCAAATGGAGAACTTTCATGTCAAATGTATCAGCGCTCAGCCGATATGGGTCTCGGTGTACCGTTTAACATTGCCTCATACTCCCTTCTTACATGCATTCTCGCTCACATCTGTG ATCTTGTTCCTGGTGATTTTATCCATGTGATTGGAGATGCTCACGTTTACAAAAACCATGTCAAGCCTCTGCAAGAGCAACTTGAGAACCCACCAAAACCTTTTCCT GTTTTGAAGATAAATCCGGAGAAGAAACATATAGATTCTTTTGTTGCGGATGACTTTGAGCTCGTTGGCTATGATCCTCACCAGAAAATAGATATGAAAATGGCGGTTTAG